One genomic segment of Spirochaetota bacterium includes these proteins:
- a CDS encoding tRNA-dihydrouridine synthase family protein: MTLPARFFCAPMAELTTPALRETIKGFGGGVVLCSEMLSAAAIVARSKHNEPLVLKREFEEPFGYQIVGTEPKVMANAARMLQERGCWAVDINMGCSAPDIAKTGAGARLLGNPDRAREIVRACRRAVSIKLSVKMRAGYDSSDPVRLVEFARMLESEGVDHITLHPRHGRLGFRRKADWKLVLLLKESLRIPVIGNGDIISPVGAVARLGETGCDAVMIGREAVKSPWIFMLCTELLAGVERVHAIDVREIFITVLHKLRDSLPAHLHKSRGHRFAFYFSKNAYFSHELFTRIRKETDIDGMARHVMDYYDAHPDEATLVIRPGKARDDAAAG, encoded by the coding sequence ATGACCCTGCCCGCCCGTTTCTTCTGCGCCCCCATGGCCGAGCTCACCACACCGGCGCTTCGCGAAACCATAAAAGGCTTCGGAGGCGGGGTCGTGCTGTGCTCGGAGATGCTTTCGGCCGCCGCCATCGTCGCCAGGTCGAAGCATAACGAGCCCCTTGTTCTTAAACGCGAATTCGAGGAGCCCTTCGGCTACCAGATCGTCGGCACCGAGCCGAAGGTGATGGCCAATGCCGCGCGCATGCTCCAGGAGCGCGGATGCTGGGCGGTGGACATCAACATGGGCTGTTCGGCCCCCGACATCGCCAAGACCGGCGCCGGCGCGCGGCTGCTCGGGAACCCGGACCGCGCGCGGGAGATCGTGCGCGCCTGCCGCAGGGCCGTTTCCATAAAACTTTCAGTCAAGATGCGCGCGGGTTACGACTCGAGCGACCCCGTGCGCCTGGTCGAGTTCGCGCGCATGCTTGAGTCCGAGGGAGTGGACCACATCACGCTTCATCCGCGCCACGGCAGGCTGGGCTTTCGCCGCAAAGCGGACTGGAAGCTCGTTCTGCTCCTTAAAGAATCGCTCCGCATCCCGGTGATCGGTAACGGCGACATCATCTCGCCCGTCGGCGCCGTCGCGCGCCTGGGCGAGACCGGATGCGACGCGGTCATGATCGGGCGCGAGGCCGTGAAATCCCCGTGGATATTCATGCTCTGCACGGAACTCCTTGCGGGCGTCGAGCGCGTGCACGCCATCGACGTACGCGAAATCTTCATAACGGTGCTCCACAAACTGCGCGACTCTCTTCCCGCACATCTGCACAAGAGCCGCGGCCACCGCTTCGCGTTCTATTTTTCGAAGAACGCCTATTTCTCCCACGAACTATTCACCCGCATACGAAAAGAAACGGACATCGACGGGATGGCCAGGCACGTAAT